Proteins from one Danaus plexippus chromosome 2, MEX_DaPlex, whole genome shotgun sequence genomic window:
- the LOC116779857 gene encoding uncharacterized protein LOC116779857 isoform X2 gives MALTVALPLAGLETENFNSYRHIIDIAGLSQTSPSPSVSSESSGIGSLGSLKSESVNNDSLPSSPHTTEKKLFEPVVQPQSRPTEKKDDIKIIYGGHDILNLNANLTDPRWNYRATVLPPNNPALFFANRSQYHRLGPFGTRTQYVKDSCRMCGFSYVVAATD, from the exons ATGGCTTTAACAGTCGCTCTACCTCTTGCTGGATTGGAGACAGAGAATTTTAACTCGTACAGGCATATCATAGACATAGCGGGCTTATCTCAGACGAGCCCTAGCCCATCTGTCTCCAGTGAATCTAGCGGTATTGGCTCATTGGGTTCGTTGAAGTCCGAGTCGGTAAATAACGACTCTTTACCATCTAGTCCTCACACAACAGAGAAG AAATTGTTCGAACCCGTCGTGCAGCCACAATCACGCCCGACAGAGAAGAAGgacgatattaaaattatttacggaGGTCATGATATACTCAATTTGAATGCCAATCTCACTGATCCTCGATGGAACTATCGCGCGACGGTCCTGCCGCCGAACAACCCGGCGTTATTCTTCGCGAACAGATCGCAGTACCATCGTCTGGGACCATTCGGAACACGCACGCAGTATGTAAAAGATTCTTGCCGTATGTGTGGCTTCTCGTATGTAGTAGCCGCTACAGATTGA